A genomic region of Manihot esculenta cultivar AM560-2 chromosome 15, M.esculenta_v8, whole genome shotgun sequence contains the following coding sequences:
- the LOC110601494 gene encoding protein TIME FOR COFFEE isoform X4: MLILVDALIFSILPLKPNGPKQRLPKSCTKFTSSAQEEIEIEIAEVLYGLMRQPQVPTKPEIVVANDSIKFDLREVSNHKSTVDAKSRVSSPISNSPSTIPHSSSIPPTNSSSSATPMSATAPKRKRPRPVKYEDENPSVYHVRNSSISSTIKVDIDQPPKIETCSPNLDKNSGSAAENGVVPHDTPSSQAVPVPTEAQPQQEQVQVMSESNPLLDSKHCVQESESKDLDVSKEEPRSPKRESSQVGLRLDDRESVTATKAISTISDVETQREEKFQIDLMAPPPVRSSPERDSEIVSVAVDPKPGITDLETLFHVQEMKPAVKEEDKAVKMGKDVNVEPQEKKTEVVAEEIESHKPNVILNKERNFDLQLDLEKSDKDSGVVSGSGSKAHQHVQKQLQQQQPNTDKAAQSNSLPLPMSMASWPGGLPHMGYMAPLQGVISMDGSAVASAAIQPPHLLFSQPRPKRCATHYYIARNIHYHQQFTRMNPFWPAAAGSALQFGAKACNVNVVPSTDFHSSKGMNSAQDKGHGLAIFPGHTGKEKSSQTSNVIDTAQRKQILLQQPLAPGAPSNILHGPAFIFPLNQQQAAAAASVRPGSVKSPVTGSTASSSACNSASISAATTAVAGATTMSFNYPNMSGNETQYLAILQNSPYPIPIPAHVGATTTYRGTAPQPMPFFNGSFYSSQMIHPPQLQQQQPPMPHSQQGQQVHQNSSISSGSSSSQKHLQNQQQRLHGSGINSGSGNLHGFPNSKNQPPQSSQLQQRHQMQNQNVPHQARQLDSEFGGEDSPSTADSRVSRTNMSIYGQNFAMPIQPPNFALMTPPTIGGASASGIPAEKKQQQSQPQGSKVGIEPSQAFAMSFASINGAATSSSLDISASAQNHAILQSLPEAARHGYHFMAAAAVAQAAQQKKNYRVSEEGKTGGADGSNVEEERKVIPGGKAQLNSGQSIAFSRPDLTDTSVSTIPVSTVIDSSARTLNLGSASARVTGSAMPSSISTINASNVQQLQRNQQQQQQQQQIIQLQKQQQFAVAAAASAWSKTPATSNGSVYTDHISSSSSMAGKFPNSLSGFPSILVQSSSSPAHSPQWKNSVRTTTSQVPSPSISSTSSSLKNLPQQQGRVQQGHAQISFASNPKPSAAPQGQSAPSSTQSPSPPVVVGSPTTSSISKGAGGSPRTTSTSATNKGAQSSILSSQQGKNSSVPTQKSPPVGGKNIPSILGHPHNSPSTSSSVTKPQLTPQQQQQLHALQQTQMLYNGSYMQAQVQHAANSTHTTSVASGLYFQRHRSDQQQQPQVSSAGMLCSPVSVPNTITTDPAKAVAAATAASNMKGGGLPSQGLIHAQFSAAQTTGKPHLVPAGFPYVHAVQVKPAEQKQPAAE, from the exons ATGTTGATTTTAGTGGATGCTTTAATTTTCTCTATTCTACCTTTG AAGCCTAATGGCCCCAAGCAGAGGCTGCCAAAATCTTGTACTAAGTTTACTTCCTCAGCTCAGGAGGAGATTGAAATCGAGATCGCTGAAGTGTTGTATGGATTAATGAGGCAGCCTCAAGTACCTACAAAACCTGAAATTGTTGTTGCAAATGATTCAATTAAGTTTGATTTGAGGGAAGTGAGCAATCATAAGTCAACCGTTGATGCCAAATCCAGAGTTTCGTCACCGATCTCCAACTCACCTTCCACCATACCTCATTCTTCTTCAATTCCTCCAACTAATTCTAGCTCATCTGCCACTCCCATGTCTGCAACAG CGCCAAAGAGAAAAAGGCCGCGACCAGTCAAGTACGAGGACGAGAATCCATCAGTTTATCATGTGCGGAATAGTTCCATTTCGTCGACAATCAAGGTAGATATCGACCAGCCTCCCAAAATCGAAACTTGTTCTCCCAACTTGGATAAGAATTCAGGATCCGCAGCTGAAAATGGCGTGGTTCCGCATGATACCCCATCTAGTCAAGCTGTGCCGGTTCCTACAGAAGCACAGCCGCAGCAGGAGCAGGTGCAAGTGATGTCTGAGAGTAATCCGTTGTTGGATTCAAAACACTGCGTGCAAGAATCGGAGAGTAAGGATTTAGATGTGAGCAAAGAGGAGCCTCGATCGCCGAAGAGAGAATCTTCTCAAGTTGGTCTTAGATTGGATGATCGTGAGAGTGTGACAGCGACTAAAGC GATTTCGACGATTTCTGATGTTGAAACCCAGCGAGAAGAGAAGTTCCAGATAGATCTGATG GCTCCACCTCCAGTAAGATCATCTCCAGAAAGGGACAGTGAGATTGTTTCTGTGGCTGTAGATCCTAAACCTGGAATCACAGATTTGGAAACG TTGTTTCATGTGCAGGAAATGAAACCGGCCGTTAAGGAAGAAGATAAGGCAGTGAAAATGGGAAAAGATGTGAACGTGGAACCGCAGGAGAAAAAGACAGAAGTGGTAGCCGAAGAAATTGAATCCCATAAACCAAATGTTATTCTTAATAAAGAGAGGAATTTTGATCTGCAACTTGATTTAGAGAAATCTGATAAAGATAGTGGCGTCGTTTCCGGAAGTGGTAGCAAGGCGCACCAACATGTTCAAAAACAACTGCAGCAGCAGCAACCAAACACCGACAAAGCTG CTCAATCAAATTCTCTTCCTCTACCCATGTCAATGGCTAGCTGGCCGGGTGGGCTTCCTCATATGGG ATATATGGCACCTTTACAAGGAGTTATATCCATGGATGGAAGCGCTGTAGCTTCTGCAGCTATACAG CCTCCGCATTTGCTTTTTAGTCAACCAAGGCCGAAGAGGTGTGCAACGCATTACTACATTGCACGGAATATTCATTATCACCAACAATTTACAAGGATGAATCCTTTCTGGCCAGCGGCAGCTGGTTCTGCTTTACAATTTGGGGCAAAGGCCTGCAATGTCAATGTGGTTCCATCTACAGATTTCCATTCCAGTAAGGGTATGAACTCTGCGCAAGACAAGGGTCATGGTCTGGCCATCTTTCCTGGTCATACTGGGAAAGAGAAGAGCTCTCAAACTTCAAACGTTATAGACACTGCACAGAGAAAGCAGATTTTGCTTCAGCAACCTCTAGCCCCAGGAGCACCTAGCAATATCTTG CATGGGCCTGCCTTTATCTTCCCTTTGAACCAGCAGCAGGCAGCAGCAGCTGCTTCTGTCCGTCCTGGGTCAGTAAAGTCTCCTGTCACAGGTAGCACAGCTTCATCAAGCGCCTGTAATTCTGCCTCTATCAGTGCTGCCACGACAGCTGTTGCTGGTGCCACAACAATGAGCTTCAACTACCCAAATATGTCAGGCAATGAAACCCAGTACTTGGCAATTTTGCAGAACAGTCCATATCCAATACCAATTCCTGCACATGTAGGTGCGACGACAACTTATAGAGGAACCGCTCCTCAGCCAATGCCTTTCTTCAATGGTTCTTTTTATTCGTCTCAAATGATCCATCCTCCTCAGCTTCAGCAACAGCAGCCACCTATGCCGCACTCTCAACAAGGCCAGCAGGTTCATCAGAACTCGAGCATTTCTAGTGGTTCCTCATCATCCCAGAAGCATTTGCAGAACCAGCAGCAGAGGCTGCATGGCAGTGGCATTAATAGTGGTAGTGGAAATTTGCACGGCTTTCCCAACTCAAAAAACCAGCCACCACAGTCATCCCAGCTTCAGCAGCGGCATCAGATGCAGAACCAGAATGTCCCTCATCAAGCTCGGCAACTTGACAGTGAATTCGGTGGTGAAGATAGCCCTTCTACTGCTGATAGTCGAGTCTCTCGAACAAACATGAGTATTTATGGTCAGAATTTCGCAATGCCCATACAGCCGCCAAATTTTGCTTTGATGACTCCACCAACTATTGGAGGTGCCAGTGCCAGTGGCATTCCAGCTGAAAAGAAGCAGCAGCAGTCACAGCCACAGGGTTCAAAGGTTGGGATAGAACCTTCTCAGGCTTTTGCCATGTCATTTGCCTCCATTAATGGAGCTGCTACTTCTTCCAGCCTTGATATTTCAGCATCTGCACAAAATCATGCTATCCTGCAAAGTCTCCCAGAGGCTGCAAGGCATGGATATCACTTCATGGCAGCTGCTGCAGTTGCCCAAGCAGCACAGCAGAAGAAGAATTACCGTGTTTCTGAAGAAGGGAAAACCGGGGGAGCTGATGGTTCTAAtgtagaagaagagagaaaggtCATACCTGGAGGAAAGGCTCAGTTAAATTCTGGGCAATCAATTGCATTCTCCAGGCCCGATTTAACAGATACATCTGTTTCCACCATTCCTGTCAGTACTGTGATTGATAGCTCAGCGCGAACTCTTAACCTTGGGTCTGCTTCTGCACGGGTCACTGGTTCTGCCATGCCAAGCTCTATCAGCACCATAAATGCTTCTAATGTGCAACAACTGCAGCGGaatcagcagcagcagcagcagcagcagcaaatTATTCAGCTTCAAAAGCAGCAACAATTTGCAGTTGCAGCAGCTGCTTCTGCTTGGAGCAAAACACCAGCAACAAGTAATGGAAGTGTGTACACAGATCACatatcttcttcttcctcaatgGCTGGCAAGTTCCCAAATTCATTATCTGGATTCCCTTCCATTCTCGTCCAGAGCAGCAGTAGTCCAGCTCATTCTCCACAGTGGAAGAATTCTGTTAGGACCACCACTTCCCAGGTTCCTTCCCCATCTATTTCCTCCACTTCATCATCCTTAAAAAACCTTCCCCAACAGCAGGGCCGTGTCCAGCAAGGCCATGCACAGATATCATTTGCATCCAACCCAAAACCATCAGCTGCGCCTCAAGGGCAATCAGCTCCAAGTAGTACCCAATCTCCTTCTCCTCCAGTGGTAGTTGGCTCTCCAACAACTTCCTCAATTTCTAAGGGTGCTGGTGGGAGCCCAAGGACGACCTCCACTTCCGCAACTAACAAAGGAGCGCAATCATCAATTCTGTCATCTCAGCAGGGCAAGAACTCGTCAGTGCCTACACAAAAATCACCTCCAGTTGGTGGGAAAAATATTCCTTCAATTCTCGGCCATCCCCATAATTCCCCCTCTACATCTAGCTCTGTTACCAAGCCTCAGTTGACAccgcagcagcagcagcaactaCATGCATTGCAGCAGACCCAGATGCTATACAATGGTAGTTATATGCAAGCCCAGGTTCAACATGCTGCGAATTCAACACATACAACATCAGTAGCAAGTGGACTTTATTTCCAAAGGCACCGCAGTGATCAACAGCAACAACCACAGGTCTCATCAGCTGGGATGTTGTGTTCTCCTGTGTCAGTTCCCAACACCATCACTACTGATCCTGCAAAGGCAGTGGCTGCTGCAACAGCCGCAAGCAATATGAAAGGTGGTGGCTTACCTTCGCAAGGTCTTATCCATGCTCAGTTTTCTGCTGCACAGACTACTGGGAAGCCACATCTTGTCCCTGCTGGCTTCCCTTATGTTCATGCTGTTCAGGTGAAGCCAGCAGAGCAGAAACAACCTGCTGCAGAGTAG